Below is a genomic region from Microbacterium esteraromaticum.
CACCGTCTCGCCGGAGGCGACCACGGTGCGCGGGCTCTTCAGCCACGCCTGCACCGGAGACGGATGCGCGGGTCCGTTCTGTGCGATGCCGACGAGCACGACCGGCTCACAGGGTGCGAGAAGACGTCCCTCGACGCGCTCGTCGATGATCACCGGCTCGCGCCCTTCGGCGAAGGCCGCGAACGGGTCCTCGATGGGGCGCATCCCGTCCTCGTGCGCGCACACCCACCGCACGGCGTCACCGGTCTGTGCTCGGCCGACGAGCATCAGACCACCGCCGTCATGCCGCCGTCGACGAACAGGGTCTGTCCGTTGACGAAGTCGCTCGCGGGAGCGGAGAGGAAGACGAGTGCGCCGACGAGATCCTGCACGTCGCCCCAGCGACCGGCCGGTGTGCGAGATCGCACCCAGCCGGAGAACTGCTCGTCTTCGACCAGCGGCCGCGTGAGAGCGGTGGCGAAGTAGCCCGGTGCGATCGCGTTCGCCTGGATGCCGTGAGGGGCGAGATCGGCGCACAGCCCTTTGGTGAGCATGACGATGGCGCCCTTCGTGGCCGAGTACGCCGCTATGGACGGGCGGGCGAGCTGCGACTGCACGCTTCCGATCGAGATGATCTTCCCCGACCCGCGCTCGATCATGCCGCGTGCGACTCGGCGCGAGAGCCGGAAGGCTCCGGAGAGGTTCGTGGCGACGAGGGCATCCCAGTCCTCGTCCGAGAAATCGGCGATCGGCGCGCGCCGCTGCACCCCGGCGTTGTTGACCAGGATGTCGGGCGTGCCGACCAGCCGCTCGACCTCGTCCACGCCCGCGTCGACGGCTGCTGAGTCAGTGAGGTCGAAGGCGACGCTGCAGGTCTCGGCTCCCGTGCTGCCGGAGATCTCCTCCGCCGCGTGGGCGGCCTTCGCCGCATCGCGGCCGTGCACGACCACCCGGGCGCCGGCTGCCGCCAATCCCTCGGCGAGCGCGCGCCCGATGCCCTGACCAGACCCGCTGACGAGGGCCGTGCGACCGATGAGGTCGAAGGCCGCGATGCCTCGGGCGGTCATCGTCCGACCGCCGCGATCGACACCGTGGTGGCGTAGACGTCATCGCCGGCTTCGGCCCGCGACACCTTGATCGCGTCGTCGACGCGGGTGAGGTCGCGCCGCAGCGTCTCGGGCGCGAGGAACGTCGACGCGGTGGTGATCAGTGCCAGCACGGCCATGTAGGTGGCCAGCAGGATCCAGTTCGCGTCGCTCACGGCGATGAGGTACGCCCCCAGCACACCGGCGAGGCCACCGGCCAGCACGGCCGAGATCTCACGGGCCATCGCCACGCCCAGGTAGCGGTGGCGGTTGCCGAACAGCTCCGGGAGCATCGCGCACTGCGGGCCGAGCATGGTGCACACGGCGACGCCGATGCCGATCGCGATGACGCCGACGGCCAGCGCGTGGTTGCCGAGCGAGAGCATCCACCAGGCCGGGAAGGTGTAGATCAGCATGAACACCGCGCCGAATCGGTACACGGTGCGGCGCCCGAGACGATCGGACAGGTGGCCGGCGAGAGGCACCGAGAAGACGCCGATGAGCGAGCCGATGGTGACTCCCCAGGTGAGCAGGCTCTTGTCGGCTGCACCGTCGAGGATCGCCACGAAGAACGCGAGGCCGAGCGTCTGGAACATGTAGGAGCCGCCGTTCTCGGCCATGCGCAGGCCGATGCCCACGATGACGCCGGGCAGACCGTGCGTGAAGATGTCGCGGACGGGCCGCTCGGCGATCTGCTCGTGCTTCTCGAGTTCGATGAAGGTCGGCGTCTCGCGCAGTCGCATCCGGATGAACAGTGCGAGCAGGATGAGCGCGAAGGATGCCAGGAAGGGCACGCGCCAGCCCCAGCTCATCAGCGCGTCGGTGGGCAGAAGGCTGATGAAGCTGAAGACGAGGGCGGCGAGCAGCGTGCCGGCCTGGATGCCGATGAAGGGCAGGGCGGCGAAGAATCCGCGACGGCGCACGGGAGCGTACTCTGCCATCAGCACGGTCGCCCCCGCCTGCTCTGCACCGGCGCCGAAGCCCTGCAGCAGGCGCATGAGCACGAGCAGGATCGGCGCCCACAGCCCGATCGCCTCGTAGGTCGGAAGCAGGCCGATCGCCGTGGAGGCGCCGCCCATGAGCAGGATGGTGGCGACGAGCACCCATTTGCGCCCGAGTCTGTCGCCGAGCACCCCGAAGAAGAGACCGCCGAACGGGCGGGCGAGGAAGCCGACGCCGAACGTCGCGAATGCGGCGACGGTGGCCATCGCGGGATCGTCCTGCGGGAAGAACAGCACGTTGAAGATGAGGGCGGTGGAAAGCCCGTAGAGCGCGAAGTCGAAGTACTCGAGGGCGCTGCCGATGCTCGAGGCGAGCGTCGCGCGGCGCAGGTTCGCGGCGTACTCCGGGTCCTCAGTCGCCGCAGGTCGGGTCGTGCGGGGGTCGGTCATGGCCATCTCCTTCGATCGGCTCGCTTCAACGTCATGGAGACGATACCAGCCCAGTGAACCTTGTTCAACCCTTTGGACCCGATTGATGCGCACTCAGCCGCGAACCGGTGGTTCCGGTCGCGAAGCGTCGGTCGCGAATGTCCCGTCAGCGGCGCGCAGCGGCACTGAACGGATTGGTCAGCTCACGCGCCGCGACGCGCAGCGCCTCGCCGACGCGCTCGATGCGCTCGAAGTCGGCCTCGGGCGCGCGGATCGCCACACCGAGCGCGAGCGCCGGGTCGGAGGGAGCCCACGGCTCGAGAGGCACGGCCACGCCGACGATCCCCCGGAAGGACTCCTCGGCGTCGAGCGCCCAGCCCCGACGGCGTGCCGCAGCAAGGGCATCCAGCAGATCGGCCATACTCGTCGCGCTGCGTTCGGTCAGCCGCGGGAACACGGTGTCGGCGCCGAGCAGGGCCACCACCTCGTCATCAGACATCGACATGAGCAGGGCGCGTCCCGTCGCGGAGAGCGCCGCCGGCAGCCGCGAGCCCAGCGGCGTGCCCAGCCGGAGCGAGCGCGAGCCCTCGTGCCTGGCCAGGTAGAGCGACTCCGCTCCGTCGAGCAGCGCCACCTGCACCAGCTCGCCCGACAGCACCTCCGACGCCTCGCAGACGCTGTAGAACTCGCGCACCTGATTGAACTGCGCGGCGAACGCTCCGCCCAGCTCGGCGGTGCGCAGCCCCAGCCGATAGCCCGCAGACGTGCGCTGGATCATCCCTCCGGCCTCCAGAGCGAGGCACAGGTTCGCCGTCGACGACTTGGCCAGCCCCAGCTCGCCGGCGAGCTCGGTGAGGGTGCGCGGCTCGGCCTTGGCGAGCAGCCCGAGCAGCCTGATGCTCCTCGTCACCGCCGGTGCCGGATCCCTGCCCTCTCTGGCATCGTCTTCTCGTGCCACGCTTCGCCTCCCGGTGATGCCGGCCTCGCGCCGGATGTCAGTAGAACTCGACAGTATCGACCGTGGCTCGCAGCGGTCGACCATCCAGCAGGCGTGCCGCGTTCTCTGCGAATCGCCGGGCGATTCGCTCCTCCTCCTTCGAGCTCAGAGCCGCCGTGTGCGGACTGACGAGGACACGCGGGTGATCCCACAGCGGCGACTCATGCGGCAGCGGCTCGACTTCGAAGACGTCCATGGCCGCGAAGGAGACCCGGCCGTCGTCGAGCGCCTCGAGCAGTGCGGACTCGTCGACGGCGGTGCCGCGGCCGACGCTCGCGATGATGGTGCCGGGGCGCAGAGCGGCGAGGACCTCGGCGCCGACGAGGTGGTGGGTCTGTGCCGTGCCGGGAAGCGCCACGACCACGGCATCCGCCTGGGAGGCGGCCTCGGCGAGCTGCTCCAGTGGGATCAGCCGATCGACGCCGTCGACGGGCATCCCGCTTCGCGTCGTTCCCCACACGGTCGCGCCGAGCGCCTGGAAGCGCCTCGCGCACTCGGCTCCGATGCCGCCGAGCCCCACGACCAGCACGGTCATCTCGTCGACCTGTCTCATCTCCCAGCGGTCGGGCCAGCTCCGACCGGACTGATCCGCGCGGAGCCGGGGCAGGTCCTTCGCGCCGGCGAGGACTCCGAACACGGCGAACTCGGCGAGGGTTCCCGCGTGCACGCCCGCGCTCGTGGTGAATGCGATCCGGTCGAGCGCGGCCCGGTCGAGTCCCGCCGCCTTGATCTGGCTTCCGCCCCCGGCGGCGGTCGTCATGACCCAGCGCAGCCGTGGATTCGACGCGACGGTGCGCGCGAGGGCGGCCGGGTCGACGTCGGGGATGCCGAACAGCACGTCCGCCGAGTCGACCATCGCGTCGAAGGCCGCCTGCTGCTCCGGCGTTCGCGCGTGGTCGGGGTCGCCGGACCAGTCGGCCGGCCCGCGCATCGGACGGGTCAGGGCGTGATCGCGGACCATCTCGACCCGCGGCTCGAGCTGCTCGATGAGGCGGCACAGCGATTCGCTGAGCGGCACGGCGGCCACCGCACGCAGCCGGGTCTGGGTCTCGGTCATGTCTCCTCCTCGGACGGAACGCCGACACCACCCT
It encodes:
- a CDS encoding SDR family oxidoreductase, with product MTARGIAAFDLIGRTALVSGSGQGIGRALAEGLAAAGARVVVHGRDAAKAAHAAEEISGSTGAETCSVAFDLTDSAAVDAGVDEVERLVGTPDILVNNAGVQRRAPIADFSDEDWDALVATNLSGAFRLSRRVARGMIERGSGKIISIGSVQSQLARPSIAAYSATKGAIVMLTKGLCADLAPHGIQANAIAPGYFATALTRPLVEDEQFSGWVRSRTPAGRWGDVQDLVGALVFLSAPASDFVNGQTLFVDGGMTAVV
- a CDS encoding MFS transporter produces the protein MAMTDPRTTRPAATEDPEYAANLRRATLASSIGSALEYFDFALYGLSTALIFNVLFFPQDDPAMATVAAFATFGVGFLARPFGGLFFGVLGDRLGRKWVLVATILLMGGASTAIGLLPTYEAIGLWAPILLVLMRLLQGFGAGAEQAGATVLMAEYAPVRRRGFFAALPFIGIQAGTLLAALVFSFISLLPTDALMSWGWRVPFLASFALILLALFIRMRLRETPTFIELEKHEQIAERPVRDIFTHGLPGVIVGIGLRMAENGGSYMFQTLGLAFFVAILDGAADKSLLTWGVTIGSLIGVFSVPLAGHLSDRLGRRTVYRFGAVFMLIYTFPAWWMLSLGNHALAVGVIAIGIGVAVCTMLGPQCAMLPELFGNRHRYLGVAMAREISAVLAGGLAGVLGAYLIAVSDANWILLATYMAVLALITTASTFLAPETLRRDLTRVDDAIKVSRAEAGDDVYATTVSIAAVGR
- a CDS encoding IclR family transcriptional regulator, which encodes MAREDDAREGRDPAPAVTRSIRLLGLLAKAEPRTLTELAGELGLAKSSTANLCLALEAGGMIQRTSAGYRLGLRTAELGGAFAAQFNQVREFYSVCEASEVLSGELVQVALLDGAESLYLARHEGSRSLRLGTPLGSRLPAALSATGRALLMSMSDDEVVALLGADTVFPRLTERSATSMADLLDALAAARRRGWALDAEESFRGIVGVAVPLEPWAPSDPALALGVAIRAPEADFERIERVGEALRVAARELTNPFSAAARR
- a CDS encoding D-2-hydroxyacid dehydrogenase, translated to MTETQTRLRAVAAVPLSESLCRLIEQLEPRVEMVRDHALTRPMRGPADWSGDPDHARTPEQQAAFDAMVDSADVLFGIPDVDPAALARTVASNPRLRWVMTTAAGGGSQIKAAGLDRAALDRIAFTTSAGVHAGTLAEFAVFGVLAGAKDLPRLRADQSGRSWPDRWEMRQVDEMTVLVVGLGGIGAECARRFQALGATVWGTTRSGMPVDGVDRLIPLEQLAEAASQADAVVVALPGTAQTHHLVGAEVLAALRPGTIIASVGRGTAVDESALLEALDDGRVSFAAMDVFEVEPLPHESPLWDHPRVLVSPHTAALSSKEEERIARRFAENAARLLDGRPLRATVDTVEFY